The nucleotide sequence AGtaataaaaagataaatttcTAGGTGAATACTAACGTAATATTCCCTTcatccataatataaggcatggtaAAAgttgacacggtctccaaaattaATCTTTAgattataatttctcatatactataagatttgtagcaacaaaagtataatcatatgaaagtaaatttaaatgtcaatctaatgatataacttttaacaaataaaattcatttcatattatactaaatgttggtcaaatattttaaatgttaaatcttaaaatacgtgcgcgccttatattatggaatagagggagtactacttacctgaaatttgtcttttctttttctctctaaaAGGAAGgaagttgagtttggagttAAGATCTGGTATGAATACATTTTATGACTATACCTGATAGTAttgtttttataaatttagaaaTCTTTTAGGCATTGTTTTTATGAATTTTCACTGGCACGATGGTTTTCACCGGATATTCTCCCTCGTCATGAGGAAAAAGTTCACTTTGGCTCCCTCGAATATAGGTCAAAACAAGAGTGcatccctcaaccgtaaaatTAGATATAACAGCTCCTTCAACTATTAAAATCAGAACAAAATGACTCCAAAGACAACGTTGAAAGTGGTTTTTACTTAGGTGGCCGCCTATAGtcaataaagtaaaaaaaatattcatgtgATCCACATGTCGGCGACTTGGcgtcctttctttttcttcactCTCTTCTTTTCCCAGCCATATCGGCAATACGGCCCtccgcgacgacggcgccctACGCTCACTCAATCCGCCTTCTCCCCCTTCTCTGGCATCGACAAGGACGGTGATGGCGCTGGCTACAGCTAGCCACAGTTCGCGACGCTGCAGTCCCACACTCGCATCCCTTGGGGCGTTGGATTGACGTCGTGGTCCCAGACTTTGCACACAACCGGCCGGCaaaggaggggaaggggagagggaAGGTGGTGAGGAGGAGGGTGTAGGAGAGGGTGGAGCCGATGGAGAGCGGGAGCAACCAACGGTgatcgacggcagcggcggtagGGGAGAGGGCGGTGCCGGTGGTGGGCTTTCATCTCATTTCATCTCGTGGGCCTTGCGGTAGCTCTCTACTATTGGAAAGTAATGTGTGTACTTTTCTTCATCAGTAGTACAGGTGGTGTGGATGAACTGAAGCAACTAAAGTCATAAACACCttgaccaaccaaccaaaccaaacaaaattttATGGCATCATATGATTGAAAGCTTGTATTACCTAAAGCAAGCACAAGTGCACGTAGGGTGTCGACGATGCCCATCACCTCAAATGGCCCTGGAGATGCCGGAGAATAGCTGTTAGGTACTGCGCTGCCGGCGCTACAACGGCCTCGCACATATGCTGCCACGAGTGCCGCTACAAGTGCAAGGCCATCTGCACCGCCTTACACCACATCCAAGTCCAGGGCCATCAGGATGTGGGCAAGGCTAGGTGGATAACAATCACCCTGCCTTCCGTGACGGCAACGTCGCAGAGGGCAGCATCGCGAAGGTCTGCTAGCCGCAGCCTACCACCACTACTACACATAAGATTTTTCTAGACAGGGACCTCCCATTTTCTCGTGCGGAGCTTTTTCATGTGCGTCTGTAAAAATCACTcctattttcacgtgcgggccTCCTATTTTTACCTGCGGATCCTTAAGAggccgcacgcgaaaatcgattttggcAGGCGGCCCTCTTAACAtgcccgcacggaaaaatacACAATTTTCACATGTGGGCCTCCTAATCCACCCGCACAGGAAAATATCCATTCCCTCTCAACCtattcaaaaaatttcaaatttccttctctctctctctcccctccgcccctctctcctctctgtcCCCCTTTAATTATCTTCTCCTCactatcccctctctctctctcccccggcccccttctctcctctctctcgcgccttctccttctccttctccttctccttcggTGCGACAGGAGTGGCAGGCTCGGCGGCGGGAGACCGCCCCCCGCCCGGATCcgcgagctcgggcggcggccgggtgCAGCGACGGGTGTTTCTAGGGTTaaggttaggttttttttttgatttttttctattttttgtttggcttttttttttggttgcgtGCGGGCGGTATAATTTGACCGCATGGGATAATcaattatcccgtgcggtccacTTAACCCAACCGCACGGGTGCGGTTGGGTGCAGACACTTGGCTACAGATGGACAAAAGCTCTGCACGGAGAAATCCTTCTTGTAGTAGTGCACGGCACCACCGCCTCTACCGATGCTGAAGAAGGGGGAGAAGGCGGATCGAGCGAGTGCAGGGCACCGTTGTTGTGGAGGGTTGTATTGCTGACGTGgtcgaaaaaaaagagaggggagaaaaagaaaggacaccgacatgtgggccccacatttattttttagtttatttagtgactaagctgccacgtggatgccacgtcagcgaaaaccaCCTTCAATACTATCTTAGGAGTCATTTTGTcccagttttaatagttgaagGAGTCTTTGTACCCGGTCTTACGGTTGAGGGATGCACTTTAGATTCGACCTATATCTGAGGGACTCAAACTGGACTTTTTGCCTCGTCATCAACAGCTCTGCTGATGTACGGGCCAGTTATCCGTTATCCACCACGAGGCCCAATTCGAACTACAGAACCATGTAAAACCCAATTACCGAAACAAAAGTCCTATTGGGCTACCAGTGCCACCAATCTGAATTTTGGAGCCCATCAACACTGGCCTCTTTTTCACCTCGCAGCCTCGCACCGCAAGCCCAAGCAGCCGCAGGTTTCTTCCCCTCATCATCAATCGATGCGGCGGCCGAGAGACGGGCGGACCGGCGGTAGGaagggcggcgccgccaccaccgcatcAAGCAGGCGCGGAAGAACGCCTAGATCCCGTCCTCCGGTAATctcctgccgccaccgcctgaTGCAGCATCCCGAGGTCCAATGCTCCCATCCCAACCCTCGTGTGCATAACTGCATACTGGTTGGAGTACCAACCCTTTTTTTAGTTGTTGGTTAGAGTATAGATTTATAGTTCTGGTTTAAATTAAGCGTTTTAATATTTCTCTAAAAAGTCTATGTTAATTGGAGTAGGATAACAATCGGTTTGTTCAGAAACTGCCTTCAGattaatccttttttttatataatttaagaTGCTgatttatatttatgtatactTCTTACAGGAGCAGACAACGATTCTCAAGGAAGGGTGGGACAAATAGTTTGATTTCAGGAGTATATGCTCCCAATACGGATGCCATTACCAGCCACTGTAGGACTGATGCCATTGTGAGGTAATGTTGTTTTGCTATGAAACAATTTACATACACATAgttgctctattttttttctttggttcaATTGGTCTGATGGAGATTGACCTATGGGtaataaaactatttttttttcaattggtCTGATGGAGATTGACCTATGGGTAATAGAATGTTTAAGCGGTTGGCTTACAAGCAAAGTATATTATGCCACTCTCTTGATTATTGGAGTATGCAAGATTATAATGAACGGTAGTTTCTTATGAGGAGATCTAATTATAGTATGTCGGCAGGCCTTGGTGTTCAATATATGTGCAGGTGAATGGTTACTGATAAGCTATTTCTGAGAATAAATAAACTTGCAAAGCATATGGATCCTAACCTCTTGAAAAGTACATGTTGTCGTGATTTGTTAGCAGTATGAGAATTGATCAaactataaaaagaaaatgtgtGTCAAATATCAAATCAATTACTATTGTACATAGATTTTTGAAAGGTAAAGCTACAATAGCAATTGAAACAACAACCTCACCTTTGGATCTTAACAATGATGCAACCTTGAGCTACACATATAAAACATGTATGAATCATTCCATATATGATGACGATTACCTATACATGTAATACTTTTGGAGTATACCTATATAATTTCCTGGGATATGATATACAACAAGGTTATTAGCGATTATCTTCCTGATTCTAGGCCTATTAAAGATTTCTTCTCAATGCTGAAATTTCCCGTACTGACAACCTCCGAGCTAACAATTGATGACTCTCCTAGTAAGCTCTCCGCCTCTTCAAGATTGTGCAGTGCCCAAGGATGGTGCAAAACCTTTCTCAAGCTATCAAGCTTTTCTGCAACTTCCTTCATTGATGGCCTATTCTCACCACACATTTCCAAGCATCGTCTGGCCAACTCAGCAATCTCTTCAAGAATCTCCATATTCTCCTCGCTCTTAATTTGATCATCCAAGATTTCCTCAAGCTTGTTCTCCTTGACAGCAGAAAGGAACCTCACAGATAGGCTTTTCTCATCCTCTAGCCCGTCAAAATTTAATGGTTTCTTTCTCGTGAGTAGCTCTAGGACAACAACCCCAAAACTGTATACATCACTCTTATCCGTTAATTTCCATGTTTGCATGTACTCTGGGTCAAGGTACCCACGAGTTCCCTGCACAAACGTGACGAACTGTGCATCATCGGTTGGCGATAAGATGGAGGCTCCAAAGTCAGAGACCTTCGCTGTGAAGTCACCATCAAGGAGAATGTTGGATGACTTGACGTCCCCGTGGAGGATTGGAGGCGATGCCCATGAGTGAAGGTAGGCCAATGCTTCAGCAGACTGGTGAGCAATCTGTAAACGCGTGGATATAGAGATGTGCCTGCCGTGGCCATCATGAATGAGATGGAACAGTGTGCCATTTGCGATAAACTCATACACCAATATTGGGACTTCCACTTCAAGGCAACAACCTAATAGTTTGACAATATTTTTGTGGTTGACTTGGGATAAGATTACCATTTCTTTACCAAATTCTTTCTTTTGTTGCTCATCGATTGTCTTGCATCTTTTGATTGCTACTTCAGTGTTGCCGTTTAGAAATCCCTTGTAAACGGTGCCATGTCCTCCATGACCTAGGATTTTCTTTTCATCGAAATTATTAGTGGCTTTCTGCAATTCTTCTTCCGTAAAGATTTTAAATGCAGTACCCTTCATCTCCTCAAATAGCAGTCGACCTCCATGCTGTCGAAAGTACTTCTGTTTTATGCTGTGTAGCTTATTTCTTTCTTGGATGAGATATGCACACGTCACAATAGTCACAAGGGTGACAACTCCAATACTTCCACCTGCATGGTTTCCAAAGTGATGTTACTCCAAAATGATGATTTGAAAGCATTTCCGGggttttcaaccttaaattttaATGAACATGAATAATATGATTGATTCCTACTATATGTTCAGATTGGTTTTACTGTAATGCGCTATTATGTTCAAGATTGGTGTCAATGTAcaatttctcctttttttttgagacgctGAAGAGTGTAACGGACCTATGACAGGTATAATCCAAGAAGAGGAACTCTGCTTGCAAACACCGTCAATCAGATGTTTTCCTCGTTGACATGTACATGTGTAGCTCCCCTGCGTATTTATGCAAATTCCCGTGCATGGATGAGCATCTTGGCACTCGTCGATATCTGCCAAAAAAAGACTTAAAAATATAATACTTTTTCTACATCTCTTAATTTGCAGGGGTAGAGGAATCAAAATGGCCGGAAAGGGACCTTCGCATCCATCCGTGATGTATGGGTTGCCCTTGTATCCATCAGAGCACTTGCAACGATAACCGCGACCATTGGTGGCATCGACACAGTAACTGTTGCTACTAACACAAGCGTAGGAAGTTCTGTTCTCTTTTGCTTCCTCGCATTTTTTCCATTCAACTGTCCAATCCAAGACAGTGGGAACCATCCCCTTGTACGTATCACTGAATACTGTGGAGTCGACATAAGTGGTACTAAAGTTGAATGCTGAAGTTTCCATGACTACCATGTAGTTGCAAGGGCTGCTCCTCCATATTGCAGTGGTGTTGTAGTTTGCATTGAAATAACCTTGGTAATACCGTATGCCTTTCGGGATATCTGCCTGGCAGCAGCCAGCACCAGAGCATGAGCCATTCTTAAGGTCTACGTTGTCGCATGTTGATGAGCAACCGATTACGTACTGCATGGATTGGCGGGTTATAAACTGCAAATAACAGCACGACCCCATGAGAGTTTGcaattatatttgttaaaaCAAGTGCTGCAAAACAGATAGCTTTCTTAACATAGTAGAACTAGGATTAGTGTCTTCAACATAGAGTTCATTTGTGATTCATATGGAAATGGGCTCTAAGCCCTCTTTGGTTGTGGGCCTGTTCGGCAGCTGCACCTTGCAGCCGAACATGCCCTGTAGTGATATAGTTGGCCGCACACAAAATCCACCCAATCaagttctttttattttttttgggagggggAATTTCGACTTATATGTATGTTATGACAAGTCGAACTAGTTTTCACATGTCAAACATGTCTCATTTGAAAAATTAAGATATGCAAAGTTTTTTACAGAAAAAAATTGAATCCTAATTTTACCTACATTACCCTTACCCTTTGAAACAAGGATAAATGATTGCACATTTTTTGAATCAAACGTCAAAAAACACATAAATATCCAATTTAgttccagtcaaaaaaaaaacatgcatcgACAATTAGAAATGACCCATCAATATAACATAATGATTATATTAAGAATTAGTATAAGACCTTACATGAGAAGTCAGAAATTATGAGATGCAACTAGTGAACTAGAATCTATAGAAGTTGGCTTTCTCAACTTCTGACAAATAGTTTATTGAGTGAATTGCACTTTGGCCTAGTTGAGTGAATTGCACTTTGGCCCGGTTATTATTGCCTGTGTTTTATTTTGGACTAGGTTATATCTAACGTTTTCACTTTGGTCCAGGTTTTCTTACCTTCTATTGCACATTGGACCACTTTTTTGTTTGCCACTCCTTGATTTCATTAGCGAGCTTACCCGCAACACAATAAACCAATCAATATTCCACCTGACCTTGATTTCTTTACTCATTGATTTAGCTGCTTGATTTCTACCATTTTTCCCTTAATTTATCATGTGAGCTTAGAACAAGTCACTGTATTGAGCTTGCAAGCGACAGCTACAGCAGCCAGCTACCACCAGTCTTGATTTTGCTGGTTCCTCAAGCTCGGAACAGAGCAGAGAGAGAAGGAATCCTGGTACTTTGCTTGATCATCCCTCAGATTCCATAGCGCGGCTGCTTAATAGAGAAAAGGAGGGAAGATTGATGGAGAAGAAGGGTGGTCCAATttaaaacttttgtaaatttaTCTAGTCCAAAGTGATAAGATAACTTTATCCCtcgtccaaagtgaaactttggtaaAAATTCCTAGCCCAAAGTGTAATTAACTCTACTTTATTTTATGGATTCTATAACTTTTGAGTGGCTGAGAAACACCAAGTACAGTGGGCTAGCTTGAATGAGGTAAAGATGCTCTGTTTTCGGAATTGGGGTTGTGAGGTCATGATTTGCGATTAAAAAGAATATCAACCTTTCCTATTCCTTAAGAAACTGATAATGTATAAAATATGCAAAAATTACTTACCGAGGTACTGCGCATGTAAGCTAGTGAGTTGCAACCAACAACGATAAGTTTGTTGTCCTCGTTTGACAGCCAGTAAGGTGAATATCTGAAACTGTTCCATATGTCATCGTACAAGGTTCTGTTTGTTTCTGGGTCGAAGCACTGGGAGGATATGTTCGTCTTCATCCATGCTTTTCCGTTGGGCACGGAGATGTTGGTCACCTCGATATTGTGAAACATAGGCCTCGCGGCGCCGTTCACGGACGTGCAGTTCAGCTGGAAGCCCCTGCTGTAGGCGCAGTCTGGCCTGTCTGGGTCGATGATGCCGAAAGGGTAGGGGATGTCGACGTCGCCGCACCTTGTCCGGCAGCCCGGAGGCTGGCCACCGGCCGGAATTGCGACGTCGGCCGCGGCAAGCGTAGCGATGGCGCCAAGGTAGAGAAGAAGGCAtccgggaagaagaagaagctgatGACGCTCCATATGCTGCACTTGCTTGTCCGTACTCCTTAGGTAGCCGGTTTGTTGTGCGTTTTGGTTGGTGTGCTTGGGAATTTCGGCAGCGGCCTCCTTAAATATGATGGGTAGGATATGCTTGTGGCGATGGAAAAAGAATTCAGAGGGGGATAAACTTGTCTCGCTCGTGAGATTCTAGACTaagtcccattttaagtgtaagTATAATTTTCTGCGTCCAattttaatcgttcgtcttatttaaaaaaaacttttgaaaaaaaaaattaaaaacataagttacgagtaaagtattattcctattttatcatctcataataacaaaattactaattataaaaaaattttaaataagacagatgatcaaaattgggcaaaaaaaaaactcattatTATACACATGA is from Oryza sativa Japonica Group chromosome 9, ASM3414082v1 and encodes:
- the LOC4347339 gene encoding putative wall-associated receptor kinase-like 16, whose product is MERHQLLLLPGCLLLYLGAIATLAAADVAIPAGGQPPGCRTRCGDVDIPYPFGIIDPDRPDCAYSRGFQLNCTSVNGAARPMFHNIEVTNISVPNGKAWMKTNISSQCFDPETNRTLYDDIWNSFRYSPYWLSNEDNKLIVVGCNSLAYMRSTSFITRQSMQYVIGCSSTCDNVDLKNGSCSGAGCCQADIPKGIRYYQGYFNANYNTTAIWRSSPCNYMVVMETSAFNFSTTYVDSTVFSDTYKGMVPTVLDWTVEWKKCEEAKENRTSYACVSSNSYCVDATNGRGYRCKCSDGYKGNPYITDGCEDIDECQDAHPCTGICINTQGSYTCTCQRGKHLIDGVCKQSSSSWIIPVIGGSIGVVTLVTIVTCAYLIQERNKLHSIKQKYFRQHGGRLLFEEMKGTAFKIFTEEELQKATNNFDEKKILGHGGHGTVYKGFLNGNTEVAIKRCKTIDEQQKKEFGKEMVILSQVNHKNIVKLLGCCLEVEVPILVYEFIANGTLFHLIHDGHGRHISISTRLQIAHQSAEALAYLHSWASPPILHGDVKSSNILLDGDFTAKVSDFGASILSPTDDAQFVTFVQGTRGYLDPEYMQTWKLTDKSDVYSFGVVVLELLTRKKPLNFDGLEDEKSLSVRFLSAVKENKLEEILDDQIKSEENMEILEEIAELARRCLEMCGENRPSMKEVAEKLDSLRKVLHHPWALHNLEEAESLLGESSIVSSEVVSTGNFSIEKKSLIGLESGR